One stretch of Oceanimonas pelagia DNA includes these proteins:
- a CDS encoding N-acetylmuramidase family protein, producing the protein MSLLRFGSKGGAVSTLQRQLKGLGYVLEVDGDFGPATEKAVRDFQYGRRLIADGIVGPKTLKALRGGDCAILLSAADLAVAAVRLSVELAAVYAVNEVESRGEGFFAAGKPAILFERHVMRRRLSVHKQRLSGWPPDLVSSKAGGYLGGPAEYRRLDQACQIHEVSALESCSWGAFQIMGYHWEFLGYESVHDFVARMKTDEAEHLEAFVRFIERNPTLHQALQRKDWSTFAEGYNGPAYRRHGYHHRLADAYERHKEVA; encoded by the coding sequence ATGTCTCTGTTACGTTTTGGCAGCAAGGGGGGCGCCGTATCAACCCTGCAACGCCAGCTAAAGGGCCTGGGATATGTGCTGGAGGTGGACGGCGATTTTGGTCCCGCCACCGAAAAGGCGGTGCGTGATTTTCAGTATGGCCGCCGCCTGATTGCCGACGGCATTGTCGGCCCAAAAACCCTGAAAGCACTGCGCGGCGGTGATTGCGCCATTCTGCTGTCTGCCGCCGATCTGGCCGTGGCTGCCGTTCGCCTGAGCGTGGAGCTGGCTGCCGTGTACGCGGTGAACGAGGTGGAGAGCCGGGGGGAGGGCTTCTTTGCCGCCGGCAAGCCCGCCATTTTGTTTGAGCGCCATGTCATGCGCCGCCGGCTCAGCGTTCACAAGCAACGGCTTTCGGGCTGGCCGCCGGATCTGGTGAGCAGCAAGGCCGGCGGTTACCTGGGCGGCCCTGCCGAATATCGCCGGCTGGATCAGGCCTGCCAAATCCATGAGGTATCGGCGCTGGAGTCCTGCTCCTGGGGTGCGTTTCAGATCATGGGCTATCACTGGGAATTTCTGGGCTACGAGTCGGTGCACGACTTTGTGGCGCGCATGAAAACCGATGAGGCCGAGCACCTGGAGGCGTTTGTGCGCTTTATTGAGCGCAACCCGACCCTGCACCAGGCGTTGCAGCGAAAAGACTGGAGCACCTTTGCCGAAGGTTACAACGGCCCGGCCTACCGCCGCCATGGCTACCATCACCGGCTGGCGGACGCCTATGAGCGGCACAAGGAGGTGGCGTGA
- a CDS encoding putative holin, with protein sequence MAEPTSSAAAAATATAGVGLAALLPWIDANALMGAVLGAGLVAYSKSDISPLKRIGALAFSAALGYLMSGEVINLTPVQESGTGGFIGAIVIVPLALKLLDHIEQANASELLKKWRGQ encoded by the coding sequence ATGGCAGAACCAACAAGCAGCGCTGCTGCTGCCGCCACCGCCACCGCCGGGGTAGGGCTTGCTGCCCTGTTGCCCTGGATTGACGCCAACGCCCTGATGGGCGCGGTGCTGGGGGCTGGTCTGGTGGCTTACAGCAAGTCCGACATTTCCCCGCTCAAGCGCATTGGCGCCCTGGCCTTCTCGGCGGCCCTGGGCTATCTGATGAGCGGGGAGGTGATCAACCTCACCCCGGTTCAGGAGAGCGGCACCGGCGGCTTTATCGGCGCCATTGTGATTGTGCCGCTGGCCCTCAAGCTGTTGGATCATATTGAGCAGGCCAATGCTTCCGAGCTGCTGAAAAAGTGGAGGGGGCAATAA
- a CDS encoding phage holin family protein produces the protein MVWLSIHIFPVITMAAYLAAAIRLVAFRRQGFNRKPLYAITASLLVGLLMCGAIEILLFSPPVNPAQCAIALVFAVAAVRSKGNVAAMMRGGR, from the coding sequence ATGGTCTGGCTCAGTATTCACATTTTCCCCGTTATCACCATGGCCGCCTATCTGGCGGCCGCTATCCGGCTGGTGGCATTCCGCCGCCAGGGCTTTAACCGCAAACCCCTTTACGCCATCACGGCCAGCCTGCTGGTGGGTCTGCTGATGTGTGGCGCTATTGAGATCCTGCTGTTCAGCCCGCCGGTTAACCCGGCCCAGTGCGCCATTGCGCTGGTGTTTGCGGTGGCCGCCGTGCGCAGCAAGGGCAATGTGGCCGCCATGATGAGAGGGGGGCGCTGA